Below is a window of Tsuneonella deserti DNA.
GCGCGGCGGTCAACACATCCTGGCTGGCTGCCGCTAAAGCCGGACGATGCCCTGTGCCACCAGGCTGCGGCCGGTATCGAGCACGGTCTGGTCCGCTGGCATCGTGGTCCAGCCCAGCTTGTCCCTGGCATGCTGCCCGGACACGACCTTCTTCTTGCCGACCTCGCCCGCGATCTGGCGGATTTCGCTGTTGAATAAAGCCATGAGCTTGAGGATCGGCGTAGGCATCCGTCGCGTCGGCACCTTGCGCGCATCCGCTCCCATGTGATCCCGCAGGACGCGGGCCATGTCCCCCATCCACATGAAGTCCGCCGCACAGGCGAAACGCTCGCCACGAATGGTCTCGGGCGAGGCTTCGAGTGCGAGAACGTGCAAGCTCGCAACGTCCCGCACATCGACGATCGTGAACCCTATGCGGGGGATGGCGGGTATCTCGCCGGTCAGGAAGCGCCGGACGAACTCTATCGATGCGGAAAGATCGTCGTTCACCACAGGCCCCAGCACGGCCACCGGGTTCACGCTGCAGAACGCCATGCCGGCGGCGTTCCCGGACACCCAGTCGCGCGCAGCGCGCTCCGCGATGGTCTTGGACTTCACGTAAGGCTGCACGCCGGGCGCATCGGGATTGGTCCAGTCGCGTTCGTCGAAGGTCGTTTTCGACGCGGGATGTCCGTAGGCAATCGCGGCCGAGCTGCTTGTCTGTACGAAATGCTCTACGCCCGCCGCGTGTGCGAAGCGGAGTGCCCTTAGCGTGCCCTCGCGCGCAGGAACGATCAGCTCGTTCTCATCCTTGGGCACTCCTACCGGGAACGGCGAGGCGACGTGGCACACATGAGTGCAGCCTTCGTTGGCAAGATCCCACCCGGCATCGTCCATCAGGTCCGCCTCGAACACGTAAAGCCGATCGCCCGCGCCGGGCCAGCGGCCACGCAGCCGCGCCTCGCTCCTGGCCTTGCTGCGGACGGTAGTGCGCACGCACCAGCCCTTGTCCAGCAACTGGTCGATCACTTCGCCCGCGATGTAGCCGGTACCCCCGGTGACCAGAACCGTGCCCGCCATTTGCTTGT
It encodes the following:
- a CDS encoding NAD-dependent epimerase/dehydratase family protein → MAGTVLVTGGTGYIAGEVIDQLLDKGWCVRTTVRSKARSEARLRGRWPGAGDRLYVFEADLMDDAGWDLANEGCTHVCHVASPFPVGVPKDENELIVPAREGTLRALRFAHAAGVEHFVQTSSSAAIAYGHPASKTTFDERDWTNPDAPGVQPYVKSKTIAERAARDWVSGNAAGMAFCSVNPVAVLGPVVNDDLSASIEFVRRFLTGEIPAIPRIGFTIVDVRDVASLHVLALEASPETIRGERFACAADFMWMGDMARVLRDHMGADARKVPTRRMPTPILKLMALFNSEIRQIAGEVGKKKVVSGQHARDKLGWTTMPADQTVLDTGRSLVAQGIVRL